The Procambarus clarkii isolate CNS0578487 chromosome 39, FALCON_Pclarkii_2.0, whole genome shotgun sequence genome window below encodes:
- the LOC138372564 gene encoding keratin-associated protein 16-1-like has translation MTPEVPQPRYCSCNAIECNAIECNAIECNAIECNAIECNAIECNAIECNAIECNAIECSAIECNAIECSAIECSAIECSAIECNAIECNAIECNAIECNAIECNAIECNAIECNAIECNAIECNAIECNAIECNAIECNAIECNAIECNAIECNAIECNAIELLS, from the exons ATGACACCCGAGGTGCCCCAGCCACGTTACTGCTCC TGTAACGCTATTGAGTGTAACGCTATTGAGTGTAACGCTATTGAGTGTAACGCTATTGAGTGTAACGCTATTGAGTGTAACGCTATTGAGTGTAACGCTATTGAGTGTAACGCTATCGAGTGTAACGCTATCGAGTGTAGCGCTATCGAGTGTAACGCTATCGAGTGTAGCGCTATCGAGTGTAGCGCTATTGAGTGTAGCGCTATTGAGTGTAACGCTATTGAGTGTAACGCTATTGAGTGTAACGCTATTGAGTGTAACGCTATTGAGTGTAACGCTATTGAGTGTAACGCTATTGAGTGTAACGCTATTGAGTGTAACGCTATTGAGTGTAACGCTATCGAGTGTAACGCTATTGAGTGTAACGCTATCGAGTGTAACGCTATTGAGTGTAACGCTATCGAGTGTAACGCTATTGAGTGTAACGCTATCGAGTGTAACGCTATCGAGCTCTTGAGTTAA